In one Zobellia galactanivorans genomic region, the following are encoded:
- the hemW gene encoding radical SAM family heme chaperone HemW, protein MSGIYIHIPFCKQACHYCDFHFSTSMGKKEAMVSALRKELLLRKEEFKDEVVETIYFGGGTPSVLDAEEIQFIIDSVYDNYKVAGNPEITLEANPDDLSTEKIMALFKSPVNRLSIGIQSFFEEDLKLMNRAHNASEAENCIREASAYFDNISIDLIYGIPDMDNERWKHNIEKALSFGIPHISSYALTVEPQTALASFIKKGLVKNVDDEVAQAHFYILSETLEAAGFESYEISNFGKPGYFSKNNTAYWQQKKYLGIGPSAHSYDGVRRGWNINNNPKYLRAIEKGELPMETETLSVTDTYNEYVMTGLRTIWGVSLSRIASDFGKNYREYALIQAEKHLRDELLHIEGDTLLTTKKGRFLADGLASDLFMVNLG, encoded by the coding sequence ATGAGCGGAATCTACATTCATATCCCTTTTTGCAAACAGGCCTGTCACTATTGCGATTTCCATTTCTCGACCTCCATGGGAAAGAAAGAGGCGATGGTTTCGGCATTGCGGAAGGAACTGCTCTTGCGGAAAGAGGAGTTTAAGGATGAGGTGGTGGAAACTATTTATTTTGGAGGAGGAACGCCCAGTGTCTTGGATGCCGAGGAAATACAATTCATTATTGATTCGGTTTACGATAATTATAAAGTTGCAGGGAATCCTGAAATCACCTTGGAGGCCAACCCCGATGATTTGTCGACGGAGAAGATAATGGCCCTTTTTAAGAGTCCTGTCAATCGCTTAAGTATTGGAATACAGTCCTTTTTTGAAGAAGATTTAAAACTGATGAACCGGGCGCATAATGCCAGCGAAGCGGAGAATTGCATAAGGGAAGCAAGCGCCTATTTCGATAATATTTCTATCGATTTGATTTACGGCATTCCGGATATGGACAACGAGCGTTGGAAGCATAATATAGAGAAAGCCCTTTCCTTTGGTATTCCCCATATTTCGAGTTATGCCCTCACCGTTGAGCCGCAAACGGCCCTTGCTAGTTTTATTAAAAAGGGCTTGGTCAAAAATGTAGATGATGAGGTGGCGCAAGCACATTTTTATATTTTATCGGAGACCTTGGAAGCTGCCGGGTTTGAGAGCTACGAAATCTCCAATTTCGGGAAGCCGGGCTATTTTTCAAAAAACAATACGGCTTACTGGCAACAGAAAAAATACTTGGGAATAGGTCCCTCGGCCCATTCTTATGATGGTGTACGTAGGGGGTGGAACATCAATAATAATCCAAAATACCTAAGGGCTATCGAAAAAGGGGAGCTTCCTATGGAGACGGAGACCCTATCGGTTACCGATACCTATAACGAATATGTAATGACCGGCCTACGTACCATTTGGGGGGTGTCGCTTTCAAGGATAGCATCTGATTTTGGCAAAAACTATCGTGAGTACGCATTGATACAGGCCGAAAAACACCTGAGGGACGAATTGCTCCATATTGAGGGAGACACCTTGCTGACTACCAAAAAAGGGCGTTTTTTGGCAGACGGCCTCGCATCTGACCTTTTTATGGTAAATTTGGGGTAG
- a CDS encoding cyclase family protein, with product MIATIKYRTKNYPIDLSKPLDISIAIKGGSENVTAWYVDPPEIKAHEEDGFVGKVSEGASINFNDIAFNPHAHGTHTECVGHITDEFHSVNKNLKQYFFLAEVITIAPEMLDGDFVISKKQLKYALGNKKREAVVIRTLPNLSQKKSRQYSHSNPPYLTQEAAEFLVEKEVGHLLVDLPSVDKEKDNGALVAHKAFWNFNGKLRKNATITEFVYVPNSVGDGSYMLNLQVAPFENDASPSRPVLYEIIKK from the coding sequence ATGATTGCCACAATAAAATATAGAACAAAGAATTACCCGATCGACCTTAGCAAGCCTTTGGATATTTCCATCGCTATAAAAGGGGGGAGTGAAAACGTAACTGCATGGTACGTTGATCCCCCTGAAATAAAGGCACATGAAGAAGATGGTTTTGTGGGTAAGGTGTCTGAAGGGGCATCGATCAATTTTAACGATATTGCCTTCAATCCCCATGCCCATGGTACCCATACCGAATGTGTCGGGCATATCACGGACGAGTTTCATTCCGTCAATAAGAACTTAAAGCAATATTTCTTTTTGGCCGAAGTGATCACCATTGCCCCGGAAATGCTTGATGGCGATTTTGTGATTTCAAAAAAGCAGCTGAAATACGCTTTGGGCAATAAAAAGCGGGAAGCCGTGGTCATCCGTACCTTGCCCAATTTGAGTCAGAAAAAATCTAGGCAGTACTCGCATTCGAATCCACCTTATCTTACACAGGAAGCGGCCGAATTTTTGGTGGAAAAGGAAGTCGGGCATTTATTGGTAGACCTCCCTTCCGTGGATAAGGAAAAAGACAATGGGGCCTTGGTCGCCCATAAGGCATTTTGGAACTTTAATGGTAAACTTCGCAAGAATGCTACCATAACGGAATTTGTTTATGTGCCCAACTCCGTAGGAGATGGCTCTTATATGTTAAACCTACAGGTGGCGCCTTTTGAGAACGACGCTAGCCCCAGTAGGCCTGTACTCTATGAAATTATTAAAAAATGA
- a CDS encoding DUF4260 domain-containing protein → MKRILKVEEFFMFLFGIYLFSLLPYAWWWFLVLLLTPDIGMLGYLLGNKAGAFTYNLFHHKGIALVIYVIGVYLSGPILQLIGIILFSHAAMDRVFGYGLKYDKGFKFTHLGEIGK, encoded by the coding sequence ATGAAAAGAATCTTGAAGGTGGAGGAATTCTTCATGTTCCTCTTCGGCATTTATCTGTTCAGCCTCTTGCCCTATGCTTGGTGGTGGTTTTTGGTTTTATTGTTGACCCCCGATATTGGTATGCTCGGTTATCTTTTAGGAAACAAGGCGGGGGCCTTTACCTACAATCTGTTCCATCATAAGGGCATTGCCCTTGTCATCTATGTAATTGGGGTGTATCTTTCAGGACCGATATTGCAGTTGATAGGGATTATCTTATTTTCGCATGCTGCAATGGATCGTGTTTTCGGGTACGGCCTGAAGTATGACAAAGGATTTAAATTTACCCATTTGGGGGAAATAGGAAAATAA
- a CDS encoding DUF4230 domain-containing protein — protein MDNIFDTFLGLILGAILMYWVYSFLRQKKKKEVTKHQSTVLVDKIQRVCKLVSVEGDFAEIYRYENIKERFMSLVSSKKKALLVINAKAHIGYDLKKIKIKADEENKRIILTHFPEPEILSIEPDIQFYDIQSGMFNFFSSEDLTLLNKEAKQHIREKIPQSGLMETAKKEAIQAVLLIENIVETIGWKLDYTALKITEKQKEMLED, from the coding sequence ATGGATAATATTTTCGATACCTTCTTAGGCCTGATACTAGGTGCTATTCTCATGTACTGGGTATATTCTTTTTTAAGGCAGAAGAAGAAGAAAGAGGTCACCAAGCACCAATCTACGGTACTTGTCGATAAGATACAGCGTGTGTGCAAACTGGTTTCGGTCGAAGGCGATTTTGCCGAAATCTACCGTTATGAGAATATCAAGGAACGGTTTATGAGCTTGGTGAGCAGCAAGAAAAAAGCCCTGCTGGTCATCAATGCCAAGGCCCATATCGGATACGACCTGAAAAAAATAAAGATCAAGGCCGATGAGGAGAACAAGCGGATCATACTGACCCATTTTCCAGAGCCGGAAATCTTGTCGATCGAGCCCGATATCCAGTTTTACGATATTCAGAGCGGGATGTTCAATTTCTTTTCTTCGGAAGACCTCACCTTGTTGAACAAAGAAGCCAAACAACATATCCGGGAGAAAATCCCGCAAAGCGGATTGATGGAAACGGCCAAAAAGGAGGCCATTCAGGCCGTATTGTTAATCGAGAATATAGTGGAGACCATTGGTTGGAAACTTGATTACACGGCTTTGAAAATCACCGAGAAGCAAAAGGAAATGCTTGAAGACTAG
- a CDS encoding Dabb family protein, which yields MREFDPHFAHTVFFWFKNPDNQEDRAAFEKSLQKFLDNSAYAKTSFIGKPPKASRDVVDGSFTYSLIVTFESAEAQQKYQDEAPHKVFIEESSHLWAKVIVYDSMGVQ from the coding sequence ATGAGAGAGTTTGATCCCCATTTTGCCCATACCGTATTTTTCTGGTTCAAAAATCCCGATAACCAAGAAGACCGTGCCGCATTCGAAAAATCCTTACAGAAGTTTTTGGATAATTCGGCCTATGCGAAAACCAGCTTTATAGGCAAACCGCCCAAAGCTAGCCGTGATGTGGTAGATGGATCTTTTACCTATTCCTTGATCGTAACTTTTGAATCGGCCGAAGCCCAGCAAAAGTACCAAGACGAAGCCCCTCACAAGGTATTTATTGAAGAGTCGAGCCACCTATGGGCCAAAGTAATCGTTTACGATTCAATGGGCGTACAATAA
- a CDS encoding GNAT family N-acetyltransferase — MMVYRPAVADDALAIAHLHAKSWQENYRGAFSDRYLDGEALNDRQEVWADRLRDPLEGQVVLVAEYKGKIIGFACAFMDYDPLFGTLLDNLHVSREVQGKGVGRQLMSRVAGICSDQCLKQGLFLWVLQQNEAAHGFYKACGGEEMETVEGCDIGDRPIMKVRYHWPEIKSLVVRSSDKNGVK; from the coding sequence ATGATGGTCTATAGGCCTGCCGTGGCCGATGATGCCTTGGCCATTGCACATTTGCATGCCAAGAGCTGGCAAGAAAACTATCGCGGTGCATTTAGCGACCGTTATTTGGATGGAGAGGCCTTAAACGACCGACAAGAGGTCTGGGCCGATAGACTTCGCGACCCTCTTGAGGGCCAGGTCGTTCTGGTAGCGGAGTATAAAGGGAAGATAATAGGTTTTGCCTGTGCCTTTATGGATTACGACCCTCTGTTCGGAACCTTGCTTGACAATCTGCACGTCTCTAGGGAAGTACAGGGCAAGGGCGTGGGTAGGCAATTGATGTCTCGCGTGGCCGGAATCTGCTCTGATCAATGTCTGAAACAAGGACTCTTCCTGTGGGTGTTGCAGCAGAATGAAGCGGCACATGGTTTTTATAAGGCCTGTGGAGGCGAGGAAATGGAAACCGTGGAAGGATGCGATATAGGAGATAGGCCCATCATGAAAGTCAGGTATCATTGGCCGGAGATAAAATCGTTGGTGGTAAGATCTTCGGATAAGAATGGGGTAAAATGA
- a CDS encoding MmcQ/YjbR family DNA-binding protein, translating to MNIEQFRDYCIAKKGVTESFPFDEKTLVFKVMGKMFALCALERIPSQVNLKCDPERAIALREAYDGRIIPGYHMSKVHWNTLLLESLPPQLITELVDHSYALVISKFTKKLKAGYDAL from the coding sequence ATGAACATAGAACAGTTTCGCGACTATTGCATAGCCAAAAAAGGCGTTACCGAGTCATTTCCTTTTGATGAAAAAACCTTGGTGTTCAAGGTTATGGGGAAGATGTTCGCCCTGTGTGCATTGGAGCGGATACCGTCTCAGGTAAACCTGAAATGTGATCCCGAGCGTGCCATTGCCCTGCGAGAAGCATATGACGGTCGTATTATACCGGGCTATCATATGAGCAAGGTGCATTGGAATACGCTTCTGTTGGAAAGCCTTCCTCCCCAACTTATAACCGAACTTGTAGACCATTCGTATGCATTGGTCATTTCCAAATTCACCAAAAAGCTTAAGGCGGGGTACGATGCCCTTTAA
- a CDS encoding MutS-related protein, with the protein MQQLNSFYRGEIEKYSKELAKIKKQLFASSMLRLAIFGAAGFAIYWFFGDSKWVMGVILVTIVLFLFLVTRHAGLQYQRDRLMALLRINQTELDVLDRRFHDLPQGEEFKDPLHYFSQDIDLFGRGSFFQYANRTALKQGAETFAALFKANEIEGIEQKQEAIKELAQMPEWRQNFSAIASLTRIEGKTDSIVKWLADYTAFVPKIMRYLPMVFSGGSALLFGLYFADLAPESALILWLVVGMGITGVYTKKITKLGSDASKVQSTFQQYNKLLTLIENTEFTSDYLKELKGNVLHEREKTSLIIAQFSKQLNSLDKNNNVIYLFLANGFMLRTLTHCYEIEKWIAAHGNFVEKWFDAIAYFDAYNSLGNFAFNHPDYHYPTINDGGVVLRSEGAGHPLLDPEKSVLNVFKIDREQFFIVTGANMAGKSTFLRTVSLQIVMANVGLPLCAQKVEYSPIKLITSMRTTDSLTDDESYFFSELKRLKFIVDEIQNDRYFIVLDEILKGTNSTDKAEGSRKFVERLVASKSTGIIATHDLSLCEVAHELPQVENHYFDAEIIDDELHFDYKFKDGICQNMNASFLLKKMQIVE; encoded by the coding sequence ATGCAGCAATTGAATTCTTTTTATCGTGGCGAAATTGAAAAATACTCCAAAGAACTGGCGAAAATAAAAAAGCAACTCTTTGCTTCAAGTATGTTGCGCCTGGCCATATTTGGAGCGGCAGGTTTTGCAATCTATTGGTTTTTTGGCGATTCCAAATGGGTTATGGGCGTGATTTTGGTAACGATCGTGCTTTTCCTTTTTCTTGTGACCCGACATGCGGGACTCCAATATCAGCGCGATAGGCTGATGGCCTTGTTGCGCATCAACCAAACGGAACTCGATGTATTGGATCGCCGATTTCACGATTTGCCACAAGGAGAAGAGTTCAAGGACCCCTTGCATTATTTCAGTCAAGATATTGATCTGTTCGGAAGGGGCTCTTTTTTCCAGTATGCCAACCGAACCGCCCTAAAGCAGGGGGCGGAGACTTTTGCGGCCTTGTTCAAGGCCAATGAAATAGAAGGGATTGAACAGAAGCAGGAAGCGATTAAAGAATTGGCCCAAATGCCCGAATGGCGACAGAATTTTTCGGCCATAGCTTCGCTTACCAGAATAGAGGGAAAGACCGATTCTATAGTCAAATGGCTGGCCGACTATACCGCTTTCGTACCGAAAATCATGCGTTACCTGCCTATGGTCTTTTCAGGGGGGTCGGCGTTGTTGTTCGGACTGTATTTTGCCGATTTGGCTCCTGAGTCGGCCTTGATCTTGTGGCTAGTGGTAGGTATGGGCATCACAGGGGTATATACCAAGAAAATTACGAAACTCGGTTCCGATGCTTCAAAAGTGCAGAGCACTTTTCAGCAATACAACAAGTTGCTGACCTTGATTGAAAATACCGAGTTTACTTCCGATTATTTAAAGGAGTTGAAAGGCAATGTACTTCATGAACGGGAAAAGACCTCCTTGATCATTGCCCAATTTTCGAAACAGCTCAATAGTCTCGACAAAAACAACAACGTAATCTACCTCTTTTTGGCCAATGGCTTTATGTTGCGTACGTTGACCCACTGTTATGAAATAGAGAAATGGATTGCCGCCCACGGTAATTTTGTGGAAAAATGGTTTGATGCCATCGCCTATTTCGATGCATATAACAGTCTGGGGAATTTTGCCTTTAACCATCCGGACTACCATTACCCGACCATTAATGATGGGGGCGTGGTCTTACGGTCGGAAGGGGCCGGACATCCTTTGTTGGACCCGGAGAAAAGTGTATTGAACGTTTTTAAGATAGACCGCGAACAGTTCTTTATCGTTACCGGTGCCAATATGGCGGGCAAGAGTACCTTTTTGCGTACCGTCTCATTGCAAATCGTAATGGCCAATGTAGGGCTGCCGCTTTGTGCCCAAAAGGTCGAGTACTCGCCTATAAAATTGATTACGAGTATGCGTACCACCGATTCGTTGACCGATGACGAGTCGTATTTCTTTTCGGAGTTGAAACGCTTGAAATTTATTGTTGACGAAATTCAAAACGACCGCTATTTTATTGTCTTGGATGAAATTCTAAAAGGAACCAATAGTACCGACAAGGCCGAAGGAAGCCGTAAGTTCGTAGAACGATTGGTGGCTTCTAAGTCAACGGGAATAATCGCTACCCATGATTTAAGCCTTTGTGAAGTGGCCCATGAGCTGCCACAGGTAGAGAATCATTATTTCGATGCGGAAATCATAGACGATGAGCTTCACTTTGATTATAAGTTCAAAGACGGGATCTGCCAGAACATGAACGCCTCCTTTTTATTAAAGAAGATGCAGATCGTAGAATAG
- a CDS encoding metal-dependent hydrolase, protein MDSLTQIVLGAAVGEAVLGKKVGNKAMLYGAIAGTIPDLDVMARFLFDTVTATEIHRGFSHSIFFAILFAPIFGWLLSKIERKGGASFKDWSWLMFWGLFTHPVLDAFTTWGTQLFWPFKTRLAFQNIFVIDPLYTLPFIVFLVMAMRQKKTSPKRKRYNRLGLTVSTAYLVTTLILKWVAYRQFSYSLEAQGIAYEKLDTRPTPFNTILWSANVDAGDVYLIGEYSFFDTKEIVFRSYPKNHQLLGDLSSDEKIERLIKVTEGWYTINKKEDGLYFNDLRFGLISLDPKESRFAFTYALRPSDNGLSIYETPKYRKDAKRLLGALWQRIWGN, encoded by the coding sequence ATGGATTCGTTGACACAAATAGTTTTGGGTGCTGCCGTTGGAGAAGCGGTTTTAGGCAAGAAAGTTGGTAATAAGGCCATGCTCTATGGGGCCATTGCGGGTACCATTCCTGATTTGGATGTGATGGCGCGTTTCCTTTTTGATACCGTTACCGCTACCGAAATACACCGCGGCTTCAGTCACTCTATATTTTTTGCCATACTTTTTGCACCCATTTTCGGTTGGCTTCTTTCAAAAATAGAACGCAAGGGCGGGGCAAGCTTCAAAGATTGGAGCTGGTTAATGTTCTGGGGCTTGTTTACGCACCCTGTTCTCGATGCGTTTACTACCTGGGGCACGCAATTGTTTTGGCCCTTTAAGACGCGATTGGCCTTTCAGAATATATTTGTTATCGACCCCTTGTATACCCTTCCCTTTATCGTGTTTCTGGTTATGGCCATGCGTCAGAAAAAAACATCGCCCAAAAGAAAAAGATATAACCGGTTGGGGCTAACGGTCAGTACGGCCTATTTGGTAACGACCTTGATCTTGAAATGGGTCGCTTATCGGCAGTTTTCCTATAGTTTGGAGGCACAGGGCATCGCCTACGAGAAGTTGGATACCCGTCCTACTCCGTTCAACACCATCTTATGGTCGGCCAATGTAGATGCCGGTGATGTGTATTTAATAGGCGAGTATTCTTTTTTCGATACCAAGGAAATCGTTTTTAGGTCCTATCCTAAGAACCATCAACTTTTGGGGGACTTGAGCTCCGACGAAAAGATAGAACGCCTCATTAAGGTGACCGAAGGGTGGTACACCATTAATAAAAAAGAAGACGGACTCTATTTTAACGATCTCCGATTCGGACTGATTAGTCTAGATCCCAAAGAAAGTCGGTTTGCCTTTACTTATGCGCTAAGACCGAGCGATAACGGACTAAGTATCTATGAAACACCCAAATACAGAAAAGATGCCAAGCGTTTGCTGGGCGCGCTATGGCAGCGAATTTGGGGGAATTAG
- a CDS encoding DUF4407 domain-containing protein, whose protein sequence is MVQQFFILCSGADTSILKTCSNGEQNKYAGIGATVFFTALMAFIASSYALYTVFDNVYTSVFFGLIWGLLIFNLDRFIVSTIKKRNSFGNELLQATPRIALAVIIAVVISKPLEIKIFEKEINQVLLEQKNEMTLANKNQLALQYTPAIEKLNADITQLKNEITRKTAETDALYNTYISEAEGTAGTLKLGKGPVYEEKRQKHDAALAELQQLKENNKQKIIAIENQIETLNAEYSDVVKNSQPVIEGFDGLMARINALNELPWWPSFFIFLLFLAIETSPIIAKLLAPKGPYDIKLEEEEHMVHTWAQQKIQQRNEILATDIALNEKIYSEIKREEAVYAYKKKKAEELFILQADAFKDLQAKQL, encoded by the coding sequence ATGGTACAACAATTTTTTATCCTCTGCTCGGGGGCCGACACCTCCATTCTAAAAACCTGTTCCAATGGCGAACAGAACAAATACGCCGGTATTGGCGCCACCGTATTCTTTACGGCCCTTATGGCCTTTATTGCCAGCAGTTATGCCCTCTACACCGTTTTTGACAACGTATACACCTCCGTTTTCTTTGGTTTGATATGGGGACTCCTTATTTTCAATCTGGATCGTTTTATTGTATCGACCATCAAAAAGCGGAACAGTTTCGGCAATGAACTTTTACAGGCCACACCACGTATTGCACTGGCCGTTATCATAGCCGTGGTCATCTCAAAGCCCTTGGAAATAAAAATTTTCGAAAAGGAAATCAATCAAGTCTTATTGGAGCAAAAGAACGAAATGACCCTGGCCAACAAAAATCAACTCGCCCTGCAGTATACCCCGGCCATTGAAAAACTGAATGCCGATATCACCCAATTAAAAAACGAAATCACCCGTAAAACCGCAGAAACCGATGCCCTATACAACACCTATATCAGTGAGGCCGAAGGTACCGCCGGCACCTTAAAACTAGGCAAAGGCCCGGTTTACGAAGAAAAACGCCAAAAACACGATGCAGCCTTAGCCGAACTTCAGCAATTAAAAGAGAACAACAAACAGAAAATCATCGCCATCGAAAATCAGATTGAAACTTTAAATGCGGAGTATTCCGATGTGGTCAAAAACTCACAACCCGTAATAGAGGGTTTTGACGGACTCATGGCCCGTATCAATGCCCTGAACGAGCTGCCTTGGTGGCCTTCCTTCTTTATCTTCCTATTGTTTTTGGCCATTGAAACCTCACCCATTATTGCCAAATTATTGGCCCCCAAAGGTCCATACGACATTAAACTGGAAGAAGAGGAACACATGGTCCACACTTGGGCACAACAAAAAATACAGCAGCGCAATGAAATATTGGCTACCGATATTGCCCTAAATGAAAAAATATACAGTGAAATAAAACGCGAAGAAGCCGTATACGCCTACAAAAAGAAGAAAGCGGAAGAGCTATTCATACTTCAGGCGGATGCCTTTAAAGACCTACAGGCAAAACAACTTTGA
- a CDS encoding M56 family metallopeptidase — MEVFLLKSSACLAIFMAFYKLLLETQPMHGFKRLYLAAALLLSFTIPSITFVEYVEAAPLTVETPKLQAHLAPATQTATSFDVAHILWALYILGVLVFSIRFLKNLGRILINIQNNPKLRMQTFINVLLQDATTPHTFFNYIFLNKQKFEAQEIPEEVLLHEATHAKQKHSLDILFVEVLQIILWFNPLIYIIKNWIKLNHEFLADRAVLNQGTPTPTYQNILLAFASSTNLKDNQSSLANAINYSSIKKRFTVMKKTSSRKSVVLRSVAVVPLITMLLFGFSEQITLPKETSAVQAYQSEAKKQEVKRYNALAKKYNAIPKETRNIALEDLKTLELIYGKMSKKQRNEAQPFPECQNNQTHNNGACAEEIAEYNALAKKYNKMLTKGKNIRILKTDVDRMAYLYAEMTTKQRASAQPFPELPEPPSPPAPPEETFIMPVNKTEVAAFEKRIEEIIENQEIYDEVSMIEHLNLHTGNITPNLVPNTFIQAPPNPPEPPSPLEHVRTLADKNAVFYLDEKEISYTKAIQLLEENKSINIDLRYGTDGRPKVKLSLNPIEINP, encoded by the coding sequence ATGGAAGTGTTCCTTCTAAAATCATCTGCCTGCTTGGCCATTTTTATGGCCTTTTACAAGCTGCTATTAGAAACCCAGCCAATGCACGGCTTTAAACGCCTATACCTTGCAGCGGCCCTCTTGCTATCGTTCACCATTCCCTCTATTACCTTTGTCGAATATGTTGAGGCCGCACCGCTCACGGTGGAGACACCTAAGCTCCAAGCCCACCTTGCCCCGGCAACCCAAACGGCCACCTCCTTTGACGTCGCCCATATACTCTGGGCCCTCTACATTTTAGGGGTGTTGGTTTTTTCTATCCGATTTTTAAAAAATTTGGGCCGAATCCTTATCAATATTCAGAACAACCCAAAACTGAGAATGCAAACCTTCATCAATGTGTTGCTCCAAGATGCCACGACTCCGCATACCTTTTTCAATTATATTTTCTTGAACAAACAAAAATTTGAAGCCCAAGAAATTCCTGAAGAGGTATTACTTCACGAAGCGACACATGCGAAACAAAAACACAGTCTCGATATTCTTTTCGTAGAGGTATTGCAAATCATCCTTTGGTTCAATCCGCTTATATACATCATAAAAAACTGGATCAAACTAAACCATGAATTTCTTGCCGACCGCGCCGTTCTAAACCAAGGAACCCCTACCCCCACATATCAAAATATACTTTTAGCGTTTGCCTCATCAACAAACCTTAAAGATAATCAGTCGAGTTTGGCTAACGCCATCAATTATTCATCAATCAAAAAACGTTTTACAGTCATGAAAAAAACAAGCTCTAGAAAATCGGTGGTCTTAAGAAGTGTCGCCGTGGTGCCCTTAATTACCATGCTTCTATTTGGTTTTAGTGAACAGATAACATTGCCGAAAGAAACATCAGCTGTACAGGCCTATCAAAGCGAAGCCAAAAAGCAAGAAGTGAAACGCTATAATGCACTGGCCAAAAAATACAATGCCATCCCTAAAGAGACAAGAAATATAGCTTTAGAAGATTTAAAGACCCTAGAACTTATCTATGGTAAAATGTCAAAAAAACAGCGGAACGAAGCACAACCCTTTCCTGAATGCCAAAACAACCAAACCCATAACAATGGCGCATGCGCTGAAGAAATAGCCGAATACAATGCATTGGCCAAAAAATACAATAAAATGCTGACCAAGGGGAAAAACATACGTATCCTAAAAACGGATGTGGACCGTATGGCCTATCTATATGCCGAAATGACAACAAAACAACGTGCCAGTGCACAGCCCTTTCCCGAGTTGCCGGAACCACCTAGCCCTCCGGCCCCACCAGAGGAGACCTTCATTATGCCCGTAAACAAAACCGAAGTTGCCGCTTTTGAAAAACGTATAGAGGAGATTATTGAAAATCAAGAAATCTATGATGAAGTCAGTATGATAGAACACCTAAACCTCCACACCGGTAATATCACCCCCAACCTTGTTCCCAATACATTTATACAGGCTCCCCCTAATCCGCCCGAACCACCGTCCCCTTTAGAACATGTTCGGACACTGGCGGACAAAAATGCGGTATTCTACCTAGACGAAAAGGAAATCAGCTATACAAAAGCGATTCAATTGCTTGAGGAAAACAAAAGCATCAATATTGATTTGCGCTACGGTACGGACGGTCGTCCCAAGGTCAAGCTATCGCTAAACCCAATAGAAATTAACCCCTAA
- a CDS encoding BlaI/MecI/CopY family transcriptional regulator produces MKLSKAEEELMNLLWKQKKAFMKDLLEAYPEPKPATTTIATLLKRMTDKGFVAYKSLGRSREYYPLVKKKEYFSKHVNGLIKNFFNDSPGQFASFFTQETDLSKEELEDLRKLIDNEIKKR; encoded by the coding sequence ATGAAATTATCAAAAGCCGAAGAAGAACTAATGAACCTCTTATGGAAGCAAAAAAAAGCCTTCATGAAAGACCTTTTGGAAGCCTACCCAGAACCCAAACCGGCAACAACGACCATTGCCACCCTTCTAAAGCGCATGACGGACAAAGGCTTTGTAGCCTATAAAAGTTTAGGACGCTCTCGCGAATACTATCCGCTGGTCAAGAAAAAGGAGTATTTCTCGAAGCACGTAAACGGACTCATCAAGAATTTTTTCAACGACAGCCCTGGTCAGTTCGCTTCTTTTTTTACCCAAGAAACCGACCTGAGCAAAGAAGAATTGGAAGATCTACGAAAGCTGATAGACAACGAAATCAAAAAGCGATAG
- a CDS encoding PhnA domain-containing protein encodes MSVLEELKKRSGNACELCGATDELNVYEVPPVSTGGIDGSILACATCTGQIENPDTTDANHWRCLNDSMWSEHDAVKVVAWRMLSRLKEEGWPKDLLDMMYMEDEALEWAKATGEGLAESEKIIHRDVNGVILENGDNVVLVKDLKVKGSSMVAKQGTAVRRISLDRENAEYIEGKVDGQQIVIITKYVKKT; translated from the coding sequence ATGAGTGTACTTGAAGAATTGAAAAAGAGGAGTGGCAATGCCTGCGAACTATGTGGGGCCACTGACGAACTGAATGTGTATGAGGTGCCTCCGGTTTCTACAGGAGGAATCGATGGCAGTATTTTGGCCTGTGCGACCTGTACGGGACAAATTGAAAATCCCGATACTACCGATGCCAACCACTGGCGTTGTTTAAATGATAGCATGTGGAGCGAGCACGATGCCGTAAAGGTGGTGGCTTGGCGTATGCTTTCGCGTTTGAAGGAAGAGGGCTGGCCCAAAGACCTGCTCGATATGATGTATATGGAAGACGAAGCCTTGGAGTGGGCGAAAGCCACGGGTGAAGGTCTTGCGGAAAGCGAGAAAATCATTCACCGCGATGTCAACGGTGTTATCTTGGAAAACGGTGACAACGTGGTACTCGTAAAAGACTTGAAGGTAAAAGGCTCGAGTATGGTAGCCAAGCAAGGTACGGCGGTGCGCCGAATTTCATTGGATCGCGAGAATGCCGAATATATTGAAGGCAAGGTCGATGGCCAACAGATAGTGATCATTACGAAATACGTAAAGAAGACATAA